In the Primulina tabacum isolate GXHZ01 chromosome 15, ASM2559414v2, whole genome shotgun sequence genome, taattaaaagagtttaaaaaacacaaaaattgAATAGGCCtatttttttcgaaatttcatttaatatttgaaaatatcaaaatattgtttacaaattttaatcatatcttaaatatattttccagaattttgatttttaaaataaaaaaatatgtccAGAAATACTTAATTGCATAGTATTTAgaatatcaaatatatataaaattttttcaGTGTATAAACTATAAAGTACTAAAagaattataaattatttaaaataattggaGTCCGACACTTATTTTTTCAGTGTGAtcattttggatgaaaatttctcaataatttattttaaactgaatttaaaatttattttgtacAAAAAATTCTTAAGGCGTTcaacttttttttatataaaaacacAGTACAAGTTTTTCGGATATGATCAACTGGTACATGATAGTGGTAATGTGGGCCTAAAATGATGGACTTTATTTCGATATATGGGCTCGGAATCCAGGTCCATTTGTATAAACGGGcccaatatataaaataaaaacaaaacgaCTATCTTTGCACCCCTCCACTGAAAaactatatataattattattattatttcccAGGATTGGGACCTCTCTACAGTGCAGTGTTAATATggattgaaatgaaataatgaTTGGCACTACAgtcaaaaaattaattaatgattGGCACTTGCTTGTTTAAATAAtttcataataataaataagTCTACgtccataaaaataaaaataggcattaaaatttcaaaataattttgaaataaaaactctGAAAACAAAAGTTGGTTGAGAATTGAAAGAGGTTCATATGCATCACATAAATAAAGTTGCAAACTATTATCACGATGAGTTGTCTCACCAACTAAGAAGCGTATCACAGGTGAAGAATATGATGAATAAGTTTTGCAAAAACCTTTCTCGCACGCATCCACATTTATACGATTACTACAAGAATTGAACATACACGGCTAAATCAAATGATTAAGAGTAAGTTTTTAATAAGACAGTTTaatgtatatttatttataaaacgtGTTAATTTTGTTCatgtttgtaaaaaaaaaatgagaagTAACATTTTTTTCATCATTCCCACAAGTTATGCTTTTGGTCGCATCCATATATCTAGATTTAAGAGTAGGAATCTTGCTAGAACAGTTAAAAGGGCAGTAAACTTTTCATCATGGACAATAAATATCCTATCCTCGTAAATGCAACCCACAACTAaccattattatttaataaaaattggtTTTATAACCAAAAAAGGCAAAAGCATTTCCAATCAAGAAGCCAGCGACATGGAAATGGCTTCACTTTTTTTAGTCCTCCTGTTTCTGCAGCAAATCCCTGAACTTGATGCTAAAGTTTCATCCATTATCGTGTTTGGAGATTCTACGGTTGATTCTGGAAACAATAATTACATTCCCACAGTTCTGAAGAGTAACTTCAAGCCTTATGGTCGGGATTTCGATGGAGGTAAAGCCACTGGTCGGTTTTCCAATGGTAGGATTCCACCAGATTTTATAGCAGAGGCTTTTGGGATAAAGAAAACCATACCAGCTTACTTGGATCCAGCGTACAATATCAAGGATTTCGTTACAGGTGTCTGCTTTGCTTCCGCTGGAACTGGTTATGATAATCTCACATCTAATGTTCTTGTAAGTACCATGTGCATATAAACACGAGTTAGATGCTTCTCCATCTATTTACAATGAAGAACTTATCTTAACTTCGAACGTCAAATGATGCTTGCATGCAAGCACGCACGCACATTCAGACATATAAACTGATGCTTTAATTTAACCTGAataacaactcaaattgcagcaAGTAATTCCTCTATGGAAGGAACTAGATTACTACAAACAGTACCAGCAGTGGCTACGAGACTATCTGGGTAAAGTTAAGGCAGACGAGGTCATAAGTGAAGCTCTGTACATTATCAGCATAGGAACAAATGATTTCTTAGAGAACTATTATTTACTTCCGCATAGACCATCAAAGTACTCTGTTGAAGAGTACCAGAAATTTTTGGCAGGTATAGCTTCTACTTTCATCACTCAGATTTACCAGCTTGGAGCACGGAAGATATCCATAACTGGGCTGCCTCCAATGGGTTGTTTACCTCTGGAAAGAACGACGAATTTAGCATCCGGGGGAGGTTGTATAGAAAAATACAATAACGTGTCCCTAGATTTCAATAAGAAGTTGCAAGTATTGATTGAAACACTGAACAAGGAGCTTTCTGGACTTCAACTGGTGCTCACAGATCCATACGCGATTCTTTATGATATGATTCGAAATCCCCATTCTTTTGGTAAGTCGTACCTAATTATTTCAGCTCAATCAAATTGCATGATAGATGCATGTTTTTGTCATGATAATTCAAGGTATGATAGGTAGATAAGGGATGGCAACAGAAAAGCTAAACTCAGTACACAATGGAACATATTTCTTGGTTTAGTATGTGGTATCAAGCCTTTTTTTACGAGTAGTTAACTAACTATTACCAAAACTACGTTCCAGCTACCCATAAAAGTTGTTTCCCCATCAAGTAGGTGTGACCTGAAGTTCCGACTTACTGATGCAGGTTTTGAAAAAGTAGCGGTTGCATGTTGTGGAACTGGAATGATTGAGATGAGCTATTTGTGTAATGAACACAATCCCTACACATGTTCAGATGCAAACAAATATGTGTTTTGGGATTCATTCCACCCCACAGAGAAAACAAACGCCATAATAGCAGAGTATGCTGTCCGAACATCTCTCGCTGCATTTTATTAGTAAGTCTACAGAGAAAACAAATGTCATAGGCAGATGCCTTTCGAATATCTCTGACAAACAAGTGTTTCTTTAGCAAGTTTTTCTCTTATAGTACATTCGTGGTCACAATAAGGCCTTTAATTCATTTACAAATGTATGCAATGATACTACATTCTTTGATATCTGCTCTCTCACATGTATAAATCCCCCAACATTTCTCTGCTTTAGATTAAGCTTAGGGTAGTTAAACCCATCCCAAGGAGGTGAGGAAGTGGTGGGTCTTTCCTTGCTTGTAGAATGAATCATTAATCCATGAGTTTTGATCTCATTTGATAATAAGATTTCAATTTGTTGCATACAAGGGCATGCTAATACGAAGATTGGTAACACTAAAAAATCTCAACTACTTCTGGTTAATTTCAGAGGTTAGttgaaacaaaaagaaaaaaacgaTGCAGAGAATTAATCAATAATCAACTGCTACAAGTCCATTTCTCATGGGCTGACATCAATTTAAGCCTGTATATACTTGTACAACGTCACTTTAGAAAATTAAAACAGCCACCAGGAGCAAACATAACAAAAAACTACAAGTTCTTTTCTTGATGACAATGGCCAGAAGATGAACTACTACGACGATTGCTTCAGCACTCCATTCAGGACCTTGCCTTATAACTtgcatcatttgaaaaaatgaaCACTTgccttgacaaggagttcattcttGAGTGCATTTGGGGGTAAATGACACACTTAACAACTTTAATGAACTCGCAAGAATCACTATGGCTGCTTTGGGAAATGCAACCGGATCAACATGGGAAGTTCAGTAAGTTCGACATTAGGCTTGCCCAACAGAATGTTCTTCAGCTTGTGATCACAATTCACAATGTTTTTATTGCTCGGATCCTGGAAAAGGGAAAGGCATGCGAGCTTGATTAGATGCTGAGGGGAGGGCCAAAACAACTCAAATAGAAGTCTTGCAGAGTGCATGAAGACTTCTAGAGTCCAGAATACGAGTTACAGCCAAATGTAAGGACGAGGAAGCTCCATTTTTCGCAAGAAGGCAAagaattcaagaaattaaacttTATAAACCAAAATTAGTAACAAAGGGACACAATTCAGGAGCCATCATGATCCCCAGCTGCATCAGAAAAACAAAAACACATTCGCGACTTAACCAGAAGATTGTTCAGCTTGATATACGACCACACATGCCTAAAGCAGTTCAATTGGGAACTCTGAGACTGACCCATGAATTCTCTCAGTGTCGAGGGCAGATTTACAAGGTCAATCAGATCCGCAACCTTCTTAGGATTGTCTGTAACAGCCTTCTTCATCCCCCGTGGCAACATTTTCATCCGCCCACAACCTGCAGTGACAACACGCCAATTAAATTTTCCCTAGTAAATATCTGCTGCTGTATATCAATCAGAATTCACATCAATCCGAAACAAAAAACAGTTCACCTTCAATCCGAAGAAAAAGTCGCCGATTCGTATTAATCCAAAGGGGATTTGGGCGTGGCAAAAGTGTCAGAAACGGAGCCCCGTTAGTGTCTGAACACGTTTGAATCGGGTCTCTTCGTTGCTGGACTTGATTACAGGGCCCAATAAAAATCAAGCGACCAACTCTAAAAGGTCTTTTCCTAAGGCCCATAAATACTGCGTTCACCATttcttatattatttattttccttTAAATTTCAGAGATTACTGAAATTTcttatgaaaaattttaaactattaCCTCCCTTGTTCGAAGCACAATGACTtgcaaaaaagaaaagaaaaactcCGATATTGTTTTACCATACTTTTTCATTTTGTAATGTAATTTGggttattataaaattttaaatacgaacgaacaaatataatatcttcTGTTTTATTCCAATATCaccaacttaaaaaaaaaaaactctctaTAGAATcacaaataatataatatctaatTCAAGAACACCAAACATATGTAACGAAGCATATATAACCCgaaattaaataacatattacTCAAGAAGAACATCAGCATCTTCTTAATAATACAAGTTCCCTTTGTGCTTCCAGCAAATAACATTTTCAACTTTAATCATAAGGATTGCTAAAATTCTTCAGAAGGTTGGGAACGTCATATCCAAGCATGTCATCAACAGATTGTATCATTTTAGGCTTCAACTTCTCAAACTTATCTATGTTGTAGGAGCTCAAAATCTCCCTAAATTCTTCCACATTTGGAAAATCCCCAGGTGGTAGATGGTGTTCCTTCTGAATCTGAAATTTCGAGTGAAAACGATAAGCTTCCATTCGTGCAGTACATGTAGGTAGAGGGGATAGTGAACGAACCTTTGCGAATTCGTCAGCCAGATTGTCGATGAGTTTCTGTTGTGTCTTGGCTTTGCCCATCATTGCAGGCATTTCTTTCTTCAAATGACCGATGATATACGCGTGTATCTTCGCAGCCCTGGCACGTTTAACGAATTCGTTTATCTGCACAATGTTTGAAAAAGAACATCAGAAAATCATCTCCCAGCCTTGTACAgccaacatgcataaaaatgtctctaatattgaaaaaaaaatccatGTTTCCCCCTAGTATCGGTATTTTCTTGATCCACCCGGGCTCGAGCTAAAACGATATCATACTCACACGACGAGCGCAAGCTTTCTTTGGTATGTCTTTCAGATCAGAAAGAAGGTCATCCTGTTCCCTCTCGAAAAGCGCTTTACCAACCGGACCAGCAGTAGCTTCGTTTATAGGCTTGTCATTGAAAGAACTGAAAAGAGATGTTATCCGTCAGTTTGTCCCTACAAGCCGAGTTGGCTCGACATACAAATACTGGAGACCTCTTAGATTTCAAATTCACAATCCATCCTGATCAGAAAATTTTTGCACAATAAACATGGAAGAAGAGAACGTACCCTATGTAAACACGCATAACTTCAGGAGTATTGAGAACTTTCCCGAGCGACCACATCAATGCTCCGTATACTCGCATAAGCTGCAAGAAAAGAAGAAGCAGTGGACTCAGGTTGTAGGAGGGTACATAATTTTTCTAGCTACAGGTGAATAACATACGGAACAAATTAAAGTCTTGAAAATTTCGTTACTGATTCATACTTGCCGTGTATCAACTTGGTCAGCCTTGTTCAAAACCACGCGTATTTTATCATCATGACCTCGTAAAGATCCAATGACTCGTTTGAACTCATCGCTTATATCAAGTTTGTGGGGGTCGAATAGAAGCAGGATGAGATCACACTTTGCAGCAAACCAAGATGTTACACCGGTGAAGTCGTAACTTCTCTGTGTTCGTTGCTTTTCTCCTGATAAAACTCCGGGAGTGTCCACGAATGTTATGTGCTCCAGCAGCTGTTAATTACCATCAAAACTATAAAAAAGTTAAACAGGAAAAAAGGCATcaagaaaatctcaaaaaaaagtATGTAACTCACAGGATGTGGCATCTGTGAGCATTCAAATTTTGACAAAAATGCAGTTCCAAAAGTTGTCAAGCCATTGAATGGCATATCTGCTTGAACAGCAACTGTGTTCCCTGGAACACTTCTCTCATCAGGTCCATTCTGGATGTTAAAAATCAATAACTGATGTACCGAAACAATCGTGGAAACAACAGAAGATCCAATACAACTAGAACTAATGTTCATTAAATGATAGGAGGTACGAACCAAATAACATATATCTTGAGATTTAAATGCTGAAGCTCAAATACACTGTAACAGTGGAGGGAGGAAAAACGACAAAAACTTACCATGACAACCACAAATCTATCTGTTGTAGGCTCTGGTCCAATGTGGGATCCTGAGATATAAAGTTATTTAGTTGGTAATAACTTcagaaaacaaaatgaaaatgaagATAGATGAATACTCCAAAGAAGGTTGTCAGATACCTGGATAACTACTCTGAAGCAAATGCTTGATGAACGTTGTTTTCCCTGTGGAGTACTGACCCAGAAGCATCACCATTGGTTTAGCATCAAAGTCGCTGTTTGTCTTCCACCGACAACAAATATAAGAGAGGTTTAGGTCATTTAGAAGTAACATCTAATCACTAGCTCGATCTAATTCCCCATTTTTCACAAC is a window encoding:
- the LOC142527604 gene encoding upstream activation factor subunit UAF30-like; this encodes MKMLPRGMKKAVTDNPKKVADLIDLVNLPSTLREFMGQSQSSQLNCFRHVWSYIKLNNLLDPSNKNIVNCDHKLKNILLGKPNVELTELPMLIRLHFPKQP
- the LOC142527603 gene encoding GDSL esterase/lipase At4g26790-like, with protein sequence MQPTTNHYYLIKIGFITKKGKSISNQEASDMEMASLFLVLLFLQQIPELDAKVSSIIVFGDSTVDSGNNNYIPTVLKSNFKPYGRDFDGGKATGRFSNGRIPPDFIAEAFGIKKTIPAYLDPAYNIKDFVTGVCFASAGTGYDNLTSNVLQVIPLWKELDYYKQYQQWLRDYLGKVKADEVISEALYIISIGTNDFLENYYLLPHRPSKYSVEEYQKFLAGIASTFITQIYQLGARKISITGLPPMGCLPLERTTNLASGGGCIEKYNNVSLDFNKKLQVLIETLNKELSGLQLVLTDPYAILYDMIRNPHSFGFEKVAVACCGTGMIEMSYLCNEHNPYTCSDANKYVFWDSFHPTEKTNAIIAEYAVRTSLAAFY
- the LOC142528085 gene encoding EH domain-containing protein 1-like; translation: MEIDFAPITRCSKEHQKIYQDWFSFADSDGDGRLTGGDATKFFSMSSLSREDLKLVWAIADTKRQGFLGLKEFVTAMQLISLAQAGRTLTSDILNAEVDFENLHPPAMEGLDVCLDKMKRKLAKQNGAPKVQSSASANWFSSKSSKKVSSNSVTSIIDGLKKLYEKKVKPLEVTYRFNDFVSPLLTNSDFDAKPMVMLLGQYSTGKTTFIKHLLQSSYPGSHIGPEPTTDRFVVVMNGPDERSVPGNTVAVQADMPFNGLTTFGTAFLSKFECSQMPHPLLEHITFVDTPGVLSGEKQRTQRSYDFTGVTSWFAAKCDLILLLFDPHKLDISDEFKRVIGSLRGHDDKIRVVLNKADQVDTRQLMRVYGALMWSLGKVLNTPEVMRVYIGSFNDKPINEATAGPVGKALFEREQDDLLSDLKDIPKKACARRINEFVKRARAAKIHAYIIGHLKKEMPAMMGKAKTQQKLIDNLADEFAKIQKEHHLPPGDFPNVEEFREILSSYNIDKFEKLKPKMIQSVDDMLGYDVPNLLKNFSNPYD